In Gemmata obscuriglobus, a single genomic region encodes these proteins:
- a CDS encoding RNA polymerase sigma factor, with the protein MHTTSVTLLARLRQTGDGDAWARFVRTYSPLLYGWARRMALAHDDAVDLVQDVFAVLVQQIPRFDYDGQQRFRGWLWTITRRRWADRKRKASLPIDPGRDPSELPAASADIGLEEAEFRAHLIRHVVPTLRGNFHETTWRSFWKHVVDGRPVTEVAAEEGVTVAAVYKAKLRVTAHLQKELADLMTDSPGDPL; encoded by the coding sequence ATGCACACCACGTCCGTGACACTGCTGGCCCGTCTCCGCCAGACCGGAGACGGAGACGCGTGGGCGCGGTTCGTCCGGACGTACTCGCCGCTCCTGTACGGGTGGGCCAGGCGGATGGCGCTCGCGCACGACGACGCGGTCGACTTGGTGCAGGACGTGTTCGCCGTTTTGGTCCAGCAAATCCCCCGGTTCGACTACGACGGGCAGCAGCGGTTCCGCGGCTGGCTGTGGACGATCACCCGCCGGCGGTGGGCGGACCGCAAACGGAAGGCGAGCCTTCCGATCGACCCCGGGCGCGACCCGTCCGAACTGCCGGCGGCCAGCGCTGACATCGGACTGGAAGAGGCCGAGTTTCGCGCGCACCTGATCCGGCACGTGGTTCCGACCCTTCGCGGGAACTTCCATGAGACCACCTGGCGGTCGTTCTGGAAGCACGTTGTTGACGGCCGGCCCGTGACCGAGGTGGCGGCCGAGGAGGGGGTCACCGTGGCGGCGGTCTACAAAGCCAAGCTGCGGGTGACCGCCCACCTCCAAAAGGAACTGGCCGACCTGATGACCGATTCACCCGGCGACCCGTTATGA